DNA from Branchiostoma lanceolatum isolate klBraLanc5 chromosome 6, klBraLanc5.hap2, whole genome shotgun sequence:
TGTCTTCCTGTGATGGTCCTTGGTTTTCTTGGAATTTTCTAATCTCAAATCTTGTCCGATGAGACAGTATACTTGAAATAAACGTTACAACTTATATCATCACGTCAGCCTTCGCAGTGATATTTGCACTAGAATAATTTTTCTAAGTGGTTGAGGATTTCATATAAGGCCACTGTTCCTCTTGATTCCACCTTGGCTCAAATCACTACTTAGGATCTCTGCAGACTATTTTGGGTAGGGGTATTTACACCTAAATATTGATACAAGAAAATCCTTCAGCTCAGAGATAAAGTAgtgcaaaaaaagaagacaatcgACTGTATAAAAATTGGATATCAGCGTTaataaaaagtaaaagtaaCTGCTTTCAGGGCTATACGAGTCGATGAATAATTATATCGATAAATAAAAATATCGAGTAACATTCGAGTTTGGTTTGTGGGTCTAGCGGATGGATATACAGTGAAAGTGTCAGAGAAAGGTTGCTGTATATGGGTCAACGACCCCAGACGATTCCATTCACATAACGTGGTCAACGAAATGTGTTTATATAAAATGACAGTCATCAATTCACTCCCGATTTGTTTCTTTACTTATGTAGATTACTTTTCACATATATTACTACAAAAATAAAGTTATTGAGCGtccatttgtcatttttttgcacAAATTATTACAAAGCCCTATCCCATTTTGAAGTGGTCTGTActgtgacgtcattaaaatggcTGCCAAAGTTGGGACGTTTCTTCTAAGACAAGGCAAGATCGGTGATTTCCGAAGTCTACGCTGGCTTGATTTAGCACACAACCAGGTAAACTGTTGAAGCACAATGTTGTGATTCTACTGTGAACTAAAAGCTCATCAAAATCGATTCTGATCAGTTTGAAAAGTGATGTAAGACGAAAGGGCACTGGTGAGGTTTACGTAATCAAAACTTGCTCGATCCAGTTTGGGTGATGTTACGCAAGACCAAGGAGACCGAggctattgttgttgttgttgctatcgACAGGTTGTTTCTGTAAATAGTTTTTTTGTGCACTGTCAGTATGATTTTTGGGTACTATTAACAGGATGTTGCTGTCAATAAGGATTTGTTTGGGTACCATAaatttgacaggatgttcctttgcaagcttttgttaattttgtgaATAACATCTCATGATTCTGTCAACCCTAACCCCTATATCTGCtaataaccctaaccctgaggaTGATCATGTAGTATGATGCAAAATAAGACTTATTTCCTGAGCAAGAAAAATCAACTAGAATGGTGAAATTAAaaataaatgtaagaaaaaaaacatgacaggtGACCACATACTTGAAAGTCAACCTCTCTACCCTTGCTTTGATTGGATGATTCAAAGTTTTTGATGCTTCCCGTCAATAAGCCTTTTTTTACTATTGACAGGAGGATTGGTGACACATACTTGTTATGATTTTAAAATCTGACGTTGATGGTAATTTGTAATGAAAACTTGTATcacttacatgtaggttcaGCCTTAGGAAAGCAACAGTGAAAGGTGTGGTTGTGACCTGCTTTTGCTTCTGAATTATCAAAttgtttgaataaaaagactgtttttacacaaccaagagatttattccacggacgtttcggtgaccatctgtcaccttcttcatggcagttctgactggctcacatagtaatgcagcacaggtgttgctgcttatacacaatgagatgcaaaaaaaaaattcccaaacgcaaatatttacattatacaaATCACAGGAGAtaacatcactatgcggtcccaaacgtatagaagtatgtattatgtataagcagcaacacctgtgctgcattgctatgtgaaccagtcagaacttccttgaagaaggtgacagatggtcatcgaaacgtcggttgaataaatctcttggttgtgtaaaaagagtgacttaccaacctgattcaCGGATAttgaattgtttgtttgttacagaaACTGAGGTATGGCTGTGTGTTGTACAGCACCCTCCCACaggagaagaaagagaagaTAACCAAGGGGCCGGGTCTGGGAGACTTCATCAGTGGTGAGGTGGAGAGGACAGACAGCTGGGACGATTACATGGGGAAACTCAAGCTAGAAAAGGGAGAAAAGAGGTTTGTGTGCTGGATGTGCCAGTTTtcgtttttgtttgtattgcatacccggtaaaccgcctcaaggtgtaacacaccaggtttgtactgaagagtacaagctgcatatccgaacagatttatatgatccacacacatgtacaccgggaaggacccctactcttttcaataagtgtgttgggttctttaacatgctcgaggtgtggctctcctcaaacacgggacctccatttaacatcctatccgagggacgtccctaaccgaagctaggtactcattttcacctgagtaaagtggggaaagtcgtgtaaagtgcctttcccaagggcacaatgtcaacgggacaaatcagggaaacCCTGCTGTATGCATGGTAACAACCCATGGCCAGATTTGAACCTGGTATccctgggttctggggccaaacaccctgccactacgctaCCGTGATGCCACTTAAGCGCTGCTAACATTCTACTTTTTTTCACAGATTGAGACTGCCTCCATGGTTGAAGCGAGAAATTCCAATTGGCAAGAACTACCACAATCTGAAGGGAACATTGAGAGAGCTCAACCTTGCAACAGTAAGTAATATTGTGATCATTTGTATgttctttaaaggcaaccaaagcaatattagggcccgaaaatctgattttgaaagtcaatttatttagtcatttctatacttGATTAGTTcagacaacactatcacaatgtatagcaacgtccatgatgcaaaaatatgactttgttgtaatgtgagaactcactgaaaatcgtggccgcaGTTTTtataggctcgcaaaactaactTGATCAtcatatggcatgtttttgcatggtttttaaaATGCtcttttggtccctaatattgctttggttgtcttTAAATGGTCTAACCTACAACCTATATTCTGCCAGTCTTCAAATCAAACCCTCAATAGCATTGACAAATTAGGTAAGTGCTGATCTTTAGATTTTGCCTCTTTTAAGTGTACAAAATATGTATCTAACTTGTATCAAGAGTGTATTGATCCAATTTTTATAATTTTCAGGTGTGTGAGGAAGCTAAGTGCCCCAACATAGGAGAATGCTGGGGTGGGGGAGAGGATAAAACAGCTACTGCAACTATCATGGTCAGTTGTGAACTTGTGATTCAGATAACCTTCAGCACTCAACATTCAAGTTTCTAGTGCACCAGCACAGTGTTGTTACCATTTCGCAACAGGtttttagctaggcatgcgttCATGCGTCATTTGGATGCATGATACTTAGagaacaaggaaattggacgccctctttttcagctggacgcacagaggaccccctgtttccctggcaATTACAGACATGTTACTGTGTCACTGATTtaagtcctaccagacactgggacagcatgaaactgattgacatgcaaaactaccatgaaattgttaattcatagagcccattgggagacagttagggaacaagcagtttttagtgctcaaaatggtctgctaaaagtatgataagactaaATTTTGGAtcccttgtctataaatcctagctaaaagcctgtttCGCAACCTTAGACGTGAGAGTGCCGAATGTTATTAAAGACAGTAAGTAAACAAAGACATATTGGAAAATACTATTGAAGACTTCATTTTACATCTCCAGTTGTATATAGCTCATGATAGATGTATGGGGTGTTCCAACTTCCAGGTAATGGGGGACACTTGTACAAGGGGCTGCAGGTTTTGTTCAGTCAAGACAGCGAGGCGTCCACCCCCGCTGGATCCAAATGAGCCAGTCCACACAGCAGAGGCCATTTCCAGATGGGGGGTGGACTATATCGTCATCACTTCAGTGGACAGAGATGGTGGGTGACAGTTTTCTTGTCTATTAATCATAGATACGATGTGTTTGAACTGTTTCAATTTACAACTAAAGCTatgtttgtactttgtagtcttgattaggggtggataccggtttggcttaataaggtccaagtccaagtttaggtccagagatttaggttcagggtCAGACCttaacctggacctgatcctgtccagttgatgttttgttttattatataatattaagcatagagaattagtACTGACACGcatgactataaaagtttcttggtgagaagactttcaagataaaccagtgtttgatatttgaatgttacacttattttagatgccttttttgtcagaggggggactcaaaacactttttatcaaacaaaatagaaacatacatttgtactttgttcagggttttttggactcaggtttttggctttcaggttttttggactcggttcttggatgttataaaggtccgaatcaggtccagcgaaccggtatccacccctagtcttGATACATACTTGATTGTCTTGAATCTATGTGCGATCTTCTCATCATTGAATGGTTTTATATTTTTTAAATACACTTTGCCTTGTGTTCAACAAGTTGTTATTTTTTACCAGTTTTGTAATCTTATTTTTGTGTGATCATCCTGTGCAGATGTAGCTGATGGTGGCTCGGCTCACTTTAGCGAGTGTGTGAAAGAGATCAAAAAGAGGTAggcttctctctttttaaacaatttggtggggttgtgtggcgcaacggcagagcgttcgactcagaaccaagaggtcccgagttcgaatcctgtcatgtcactgatcttgtgcccttgggaaaggcactttacacgactttcctcactcgacccaggtgtaaatgggtacctgacttcagttggggaaggtcgtattgaagtcacctggtggcgccgaatggcagccgcccagacccttgcgacagttccacaaaatgcaagtgtggataagatatgtatatgttgtgtattaaatgaaacctgtaaaccctgcatcaattcagcgctagaaaggctgccattgcgggtaatttctgaccaataaaatccattattattattattttaatTTGACAATTTCCAGCGAAGTTTATGAAAAAGCAAGATTGTTGATGAATTATGTCAGTATTTTTGTGCGATTGACTTGAAGTTAGGAAGATAACAACATTCTTATATAATGAAAGGAACCTAACTAGCATACCACAACATCTTTAACATTATAAAAAGTTATGACAAGCATTAAGCCAATGATTTCTTAAGCTGATCCACTCTTGATTAACATCAAGGATGCCATCGTTGTTGGTGGAGTGTCTGACACCAGACTTCCGGGGGAACATGGAGGCTGTCGGAACAGTTGCAAACTCAGGACTGGACGTTTATGCACACAACATAGAGACAGTCAAGAGACTCACACCGTAAGTTTGGTATTTCATTATGAATTGAATTTGGTTGGACAAAGTTATGTATTTCCTCAGCAACCAGTAAGGACTTTCAATTTGAGGAGGCAAGAAAAATATCTGTGATTGGAACGACTAAATTTGATTACAACAAGATTGCTAAGAGTGCTAAGATATACCTTTTTGGTTCTTGTTCAAGGTTTGTTCATGATCCGAGAGCAAAGTATGAAAAGCCCTTTACAGATACTGTCCCATGTGAATTAACAAAAGTGAAGTTACTACCACATGATCACCTAGTTGTGGGCTAGCAGAGATGATATATGTTCATTACACCATTATGTTCTTGTCCCAGGTTTGTCCGTGACCCGAGGGCAAAGTATGACCAGACCTTACAGGTGCTGTCCCATGTGAAGAAGGCTGTGCCTGGCATGGTGACTAAGTCCTCCATTATGCTGGGTCTAGGGGAAACTGATCAGGAGGTCAGGACCACCATGGAAGGTgaggagtggggagggggggctcaCGAGGAGCAGCTTGGACAGTTTAACATGGACTtgcactgtttttgtttgtattgtgtgTTCTGAATCATAATTCCAAAGGTTTGTCAGTTgtctgtgaatagttttatcaggttgggaAGTCATTGGATAACAAAGGTCTTTATAgacaaccaagtgtttttacTTAAGCCgacattttggtgaccgtctgtcactttcctcagggTGATACCGACTGGTGGGACAGTATTGCCCGTAggtaggtgacagatggtcaccaaaatgtcggCTTAGTATGTGAAAACACTTTATTGTGTCCAAATAACTTCGTTATTCTTTGTTATCAGTTGGTATATTATTTCTGTGACTTACTAACACTACTTCTATGGTCAAAATAGCAAGATGAGCTTTGTATAAATCTGTACCATTCTTTTGCTTCTGCCAAGATCTACGGACGGCAGGCGTGGATTGCCTGACCCTCGGCCAGTACATGCAGCCTACCAAGAGACACCTCAAGGTTGGTCTTCTTTACTAATGTAGTAATGGGATTTCCTGAAACCATCCATACATGACAGGTTACTCATTACCTTAGAGTTAGAattctttatgtacatgtattaatagTCAACCCCCaacatctgacccttacctcttccctcatgacctcaatgaaaagctgcCTGTCTGCATgcatttgagcttctcatgaataaaaaaaggtacaaacaaacaaaaaaacaaacacactaacaaacacCATCTACATTTAAGAAAATGGTTATTTATAAGTTAGAGGTTGAGAACATATAAGTATGAAGCATTATGTAATAAATAccattttttcaaaatgtctCATATGCTtcccaaataaacaaaatgtatcatttgaCAACTTTGCCATGTGTCTCACCATGATAGCACTTAATATATCCACTTCACTAATATAGGTCCAGGAGTATGTGACTCCTGCCAAGTTTAAGCACTGGGAGGAGGTCGGAGGTGAGATGGGGTTTGCCTATACAGCAAGTGGACCCCTCGTCAGGTCTTCTTACAGGGCAGGTGAGCAACAAACTGTTTTGCATCTTACAGTTGATCATATACATACTTTGAGAATCTTGAGCAGTTCTTCCCATGTGTTATTTTTGGTTGTATATATTTTACATTATGTAATGGCTCAGGTGCAGGAAAAcgtgttaaaggcaaccaaagcaatattagggccaagaaatggaaatagaaaaaatgctgaaatctttatcgTACTGAtttttactaacattgttaacatttactaacatttgcgtaataacttcatacttttaggattttaaatcTGGGCAAAATCAtaccgtacgatgatccccttagtttcgcaaccctacaaaaactctggccacgattttctgtgagttctcacatcacaacgacgtcatatttttgcataatggacgttgctaaacattatgataatgttgtttgaaattaatcatgtgtagaaattactaaataaataaattgactttcaaaatccgatttccGGGCCCTtacattgcttgggtttcctttaaaaacttTTCCAGATAATGCCTTTTATTAGCACTATGGTTGTAGGCTGCAATATTCAATCGGCCTACATGATCGATTATTCTCAGTTTCTCAGCAATTGTTTGATAAAACATTACAGCCCATAGAAATACATGAATGTtacattgatgttttttttccttggtcATAGGTGAATTTTACATCAAGAACCTCCTAAACAAGAAGAAAGCTGAGGCAACCAAGGATAGTCAAGAGTCATGATTCCATACCATTATGGGTGGGAGTATCCAATGTGTATGTAATAACTAGTGGTGGCAGAGACACATGTGATAAAAATATATTATCGTTATTTTACATTTATGTTGTCATTGTTATGACGTAAAATTTTACAAGTGGAGATCTTTGAATGGGgagtttttaacctccttgctgaggTAGCCGTTTAGCACCAAATCTGTATTGGACACCGAGGCTAGGCAGCTGGGAGAAAGTTAATCTTAAGAAATATGATGATACTGGTGGTGGTTCgtccagacccttgtagtgcctagtggcacacagagcagcaagtttcctttctgtttcagcagcagggtatatttttgctcgcCCTTTCCCTTTAACGAGCTTGCGGTATCTCCTTAATAAACACGGGACCCCCTTCTGAAAGGAtgatgcagccccaactgagatgctcttcccaggatttgaaccggggtctccatgTTAGCAGACCTAATTGGaagcaggagctcaactgtgaggctgctaccggtTAAGCTAAAGGGACATCTCTACTGGTGATGGTAGATAGATAAAATGTTGTTGTGATGACAATGAACTTGGACTATTATATTATTGTGCAGTCTGGATCAGGGAATATATGCAGGAACCAGAAGTTGGAGGAAGCTGCTGGTATTGTGGCTCCTGAAGTTTTGAAGAGCCACCTGTCAATGATGTGCAGAACTGCACTACCACAAAACAATTGTAATGCAACAAGGATAGAGTAAACCTGGGAACTCATCTTGTCTTACGTTATTTCTCAATGGTGTAATTCGCCACACAGTTGCATCCCTTTTATGtcatatttacaggtttgcgatagccaAACCTGTATTGTTACATTGCTTGTGGGATGCATGTAGCAGGGAGGCTTAAAGTAATCTTGTTACATCCAACATGTTGAGAATCATCGATGAGTGAAGGCTAGCACACTCTCTTCTTGATGCCCACTTGGTGACTTGTAAGTGCATGTATGTAAAGATGTAAAACTGATTTCCAATGTTGCATGGAAGAAAATTAGGCAGGTAAAGTGCTTTGAAGATACTTCAGATGTTTCACTTAGTGTTGTTACCTGCCTTGCATACATTACCATACTTTATCCAGTTCTGCTGCTAATGCTGGGGACTAGGCCCGAgcatagataaaagaaaaaaacttgggAGCTCCAGCATAAAGCATATCTGGTTTAGGATGCTGTGTAAGCCAGGGAAGCCTGTTACTACCTTGGTATCTGGtgtatttgattaaaaaaactcaTTAAAACTGGTTCGTCAATGATCTGTATTAGAAGACATCAAGGCTGTTTGAGTCCATGAAGGAAAACCCCACAACACTGTACTAGCATTACACACTGTAGGTCTAGAACCCAGTATACTGGGTCGTTTCTTACAGGAAATTTCCTCAATGAGTATCACAGGTCTTTGCACATGAATAGGAACATCCCATTCTCCATGTTTGGTGTTCAATAGAACAGGTACACAATATAACAGGTACACAGTTACTCCTATCAACACTTCATATAGTCTCAGGTCTCTTGTTTACTTAATATCAAGGTAATCAGAGACCTCGGCTGGTACAGTTTACAATGCTCGTGCTATTTCAGCAATGACACTCTTTTTTTTGGATGTAGATTTCTTTTAGCAAGAAAATATCCTTTGATTCAATAGTTTGTTATATCAAAGTATGCAGTCAATATGTAGTGTTGGATGCTGTGTACATGTTATGTTTCCAGTCCTACGGATGGCATTCTTGATAAACATCTACATATGATTTTTGTTAGAATTAAAATATGAATGCAGTATAAGCAGTTTGGACACACAATCATGACTTTATGAATGACATCGTCTACATTTGTAGCGGCCAAATTTGATAAAGGAGTGCAAAAGGACAAAGCTTGTTTAGTGAATATACTGTAATAATTTTGCAGCAGTATTACGAAAGGCTTGAattcttattctccaagcagaggtatcggtcgagtggggtaggagtgttcAGAAttttttacgttcctcttcCTTTAATCCCAGACACTCTTACCCCACTCAACTGAAACTCGCTTGGAGAATATTGAATTCTTACCAGTACTTATAAATGTTGTCACACATGAAAGAAGCATTTCTTTTTTCAGACAACTGAACAATATTCAGGCATGAACAGATGTTATCCATTCAGTCAAGTTTGTGTTGCTGTATTTAAATCAACTACAGATATAAATGTAATACCTTTGTCCAAACACTGTCCATGTCCTAGAACATAAAATCAAGACTgacgttaggccacaccaatttaatttcttggttaacggatatttatttttcaaaaaataaaaatctgttaaacaagaaatcaaattggtgtggccttactggcATAACTGCACAATGTCTAATAATAattaatatacacatgtacttgatatATACCTACTAAGGCTTCTTGCTTCTACAAAACGTCCAGTACAGCCACATGGCACATATATACTGATAGAGCAACGGCTATCATCATTAACACTCTCTATTGCACTTCTGTCTGAGACATTTCTTAATTCTGTCGCCTCTACAAAAACATCTTTTTCCAGTTTTGGTGGATACTACGTAGTAAAATACACAcatatttgacaaaaattaTTTGCTTCTTTACGTTACACTCATATCCATGAGAGCTTATATTTCGTATGTACAAAGATGGCTGCGTTTTGGTAAATCTAGTCAGGCCTCACCAGTCACAAAATACACTACTTCCAACTGAAGGTAGCAACAATCTATCCTGCCTGCATTTTGCCTTTACATCAATTAAGCTTTGTTTCAAGCTCGAAAAGGCAACACTTAACCAAAAATATTCTTTCTGCGATATGGAACATTcaccatacattttgtagaaaaGGATTTGTCTAGTAAGTACGTTGTACATATTCTCACAAGTGCACTTCCACATACATTTTAGTTCCGGCAGTAATTTGCAACAGACTTTACTGTTTGGTAGATTTGTCATCAAATGAGCACCAGTAGCCATTTTGGACTAATACTCACACTTACGCTTAAAATCtacagaaatgaaaacattacGAAGCTACGTTTTGAACCAGGCACGCGGCTATCCCAGAAGCACCTTCTTCATTTTGTTGGCAGGCACGTTGTGTTCGTCCTCGGATTCCGAGTCGCTGAAGGCGAGATCGTGGCCCGTGTCGGTACAGTTTGGCGAGCAGAGGTACTGCAGTAGAGGGAGGCGATACTTTCCACAGAAGTCAACGAACTTGACGTTTTTGACACGGGACTCGAAGTACACGCCTGTAATATAGAGGAGACGGATAGAGTCACAAAATGACTACCACAATTTCGAAGCAAAGGTGAAGATCTAGACAAATAGTTGCCATCAAATTTTATACCTGGTTTGTGGCATCAAATAGCAGATCCTTGAGTGTTtgatgaatacatgtagatctat
Protein-coding regions in this window:
- the LOC136436880 gene encoding lipoyl synthase, mitochondrial → MAAKVGTFLLRQGKIGDFRSLRWLDLAHNQKLRYGCVLYSTLPQEKKEKITKGPGLGDFISGEVERTDSWDDYMGKLKLEKGEKRLRLPPWLKREIPIGKNYHNLKGTLRELNLATVCEEAKCPNIGECWGGGEDKTATATIMVMGDTCTRGCRFCSVKTARRPPPLDPNEPVHTAEAISRWGVDYIVITSVDRDDVADGGSAHFSECVKEIKKRMPSLLVECLTPDFRGNMEAVGTVANSGLDVYAHNIETVKRLTPFVRDPRAKYDQTLQVLSHVKKAVPGMVTKSSIMLGLGETDQEVRTTMEDLRTAGVDCLTLGQYMQPTKRHLKVQEYVTPAKFKHWEEVGGEMGFAYTASGPLVRSSYRAGEFYIKNLLNKKKAEATKDSQES